One window of Lagenorhynchus albirostris chromosome 16, mLagAlb1.1, whole genome shotgun sequence genomic DNA carries:
- the ZDHHC6 gene encoding palmitoyltransferase ZDHHC6 isoform X3, whose translation MPCLLVLASSLWGGNRKILRIACTSNIVKSAKHTRHHGHIIAESVTAPLGCIHAAFIFVMTMYTQLYNRLSFGWNTVKIDMSAARRDPLPIIPFGLAAFAATLFALGLALGTTIAVGMLFFIQMKIILRNKTSIESWIEEKAKDRIQYYQLDEVFVFPYDLGSRWKNFKQVFTWSGVPKGDGLDWPIREGCHPYSLTIEQLKQKADKRVRSVQYKVIEDYSGTCCPLNRGIKTFFTSPCTEEPRIRLQKGEFILATRGLRYWLYGDKILDDSIKEDVSRIRGWFPRNCVEKCPCDAETDQAPEGEKKNR comes from the exons ATGCCATGTTTGTTGGTCCTGGCTTCGTCCCTCTGGGGTGGAAACCG GAAAATTCTCAGGATAGCATGTACCTCCAATATTGTAAAGTCTGCCAAGCATACAAGGCACCACGGTCACATCATTGCAGAAAGTGTAACAG CACCACTGGGTTGTATTCATGCTGCCTTTATTTTTGTTATGACAATGTATACACAGCTTTATAATCGG CTCTCCTTTGGGTGGAACACGGTAAAGATTGATATGAGTGCAGCCCGGAGAGATCCTCTTCCGATTATTCCGTTCGGATTAGCTGCATTTGCTGCCACCTTGTTTGCCTTGGGATTAGCTTTAGGAACAACCATAGCTGTTGGGATGTTGTTTTTTATCCAG ATGAAAATAATTCTCAGAAACAAAACTTCTATTGAATCATGGATTGAAGAGAAG GCTAAAGATCGAATTCAATATTATCAACTAGATgaagtctttgtttttccttatgaTTTGGGAAGTAGATGGAAGAACTTTAAACAGGTTTTTACGTGGTCAGGGGTCCCCAAAGGAGATGGACTGGATTGGCCAATAAGAGAAGGCTGTCACCCGTACAGCTTAACA ATAGAACAGTTGAAACAAAAAGCAGATAAAAGAGTCAGAAGT GTTCAGTATAAAGTAATAGAAGATTATAGTGGTACCTGCTGTCCTTTGAATAGAGGAATCAAAACCTTCTTCACGAGCCCCTGCACTGAAGAGCCTCGGATAAGGCTACAGAAAGGGGAGTTCATTTTAGCCACAAGAGGCTTACG atacTGGTTGTATGGAGATAAAATTCTTGATGATTCCATTAAAGAAG ATGTTTCAAGAATAAGAGGATGGTTCCCTAGAAACTGTGTAGAAAAGTGTCCCTGCGATGCTGAAACAGATCAAGCCCCAGAGGGCGAGAAGAAAAATAGATAG
- the ZDHHC6 gene encoding palmitoyltransferase ZDHHC6 isoform X1: MGTFCSVIKFENLQEVKRLCHWGPIIALGVIAICSTMAMIDSVLWYWPLHTTGGSMNFIMLINWTVMILYNYFNAMFVGPGFVPLGWKPENSQDSMYLQYCKVCQAYKAPRSHHCRKCNRCVMKMDHHCPWINNCCGYQNHASFTLFLLLAPLGCIHAAFIFVMTMYTQLYNRLSFGWNTVKIDMSAARRDPLPIIPFGLAAFAATLFALGLALGTTIAVGMLFFIQMKIILRNKTSIESWIEEKAKDRIQYYQLDEVFVFPYDLGSRWKNFKQVFTWSGVPKGDGLDWPIREGCHPYSLTIEQLKQKADKRVRSVQYKVIEDYSGTCCPLNRGIKTFFTSPCTEEPRIRLQKGEFILATRGLRYWLYGDKILDDSIKEVSFSPSDVSRIRGWFPRNCVEKCPCDAETDQAPEGEKKNR, encoded by the exons ATGGGTACATTCTGCTCAGTTATCAAGTTTGAAAATCTACAAGAAGTAAAGAGACTTTGTCACTGGGGTCCCATTATAGCCCTTGGTGTTATAGCAATATGTTCTACCATGGCCATGATTGACTCTGTGTTGTGGTATTGGCCCTTACATACCACTGGAGGAAGCATGAACTTCATCATGTTGATAAATTGGACTGTCATGATTCTTTATAATTACTTCAATGCCATGTTTGTTGGTCCTGGCTTCGTCCCTCTGGGGTGGAAACCG GAAAATTCTCAGGATAGCATGTACCTCCAATATTGTAAAGTCTGCCAAGCATACAAGGCACCACGGTCACATCATTGCAGAAAGTGTAACAG GTGTGTGATGAAGATGGACCATCACTGTCCTTGGATCAACAACTGCTGTGGTTATCAAAATCATGCTTCGTTCACACTGTTTCTCCTTTTAGCACCACTGGGTTGTATTCATGCTGCCTTTATTTTTGTTATGACAATGTATACACAGCTTTATAATCGG CTCTCCTTTGGGTGGAACACGGTAAAGATTGATATGAGTGCAGCCCGGAGAGATCCTCTTCCGATTATTCCGTTCGGATTAGCTGCATTTGCTGCCACCTTGTTTGCCTTGGGATTAGCTTTAGGAACAACCATAGCTGTTGGGATGTTGTTTTTTATCCAG ATGAAAATAATTCTCAGAAACAAAACTTCTATTGAATCATGGATTGAAGAGAAG GCTAAAGATCGAATTCAATATTATCAACTAGATgaagtctttgtttttccttatgaTTTGGGAAGTAGATGGAAGAACTTTAAACAGGTTTTTACGTGGTCAGGGGTCCCCAAAGGAGATGGACTGGATTGGCCAATAAGAGAAGGCTGTCACCCGTACAGCTTAACA ATAGAACAGTTGAAACAAAAAGCAGATAAAAGAGTCAGAAGT GTTCAGTATAAAGTAATAGAAGATTATAGTGGTACCTGCTGTCCTTTGAATAGAGGAATCAAAACCTTCTTCACGAGCCCCTGCACTGAAGAGCCTCGGATAAGGCTACAGAAAGGGGAGTTCATTTTAGCCACAAGAGGCTTACG atacTGGTTGTATGGAGATAAAATTCTTGATGATTCCATTAAAGAAG tttcattttctccctcagATGTTTCAAGAATAAGAGGATGGTTCCCTAGAAACTGTGTAGAAAAGTGTCCCTGCGATGCTGAAACAGATCAAGCCCCAGAGGGCGAGAAGAAAAATAGATAG
- the ZDHHC6 gene encoding palmitoyltransferase ZDHHC6 isoform X2, whose translation MGTFCSVIKFENLQEVKRLCHWGPIIALGVIAICSTMAMIDSVLWYWPLHTTGGSMNFIMLINWTVMILYNYFNAMFVGPGFVPLGWKPENSQDSMYLQYCKVCQAYKAPRSHHCRKCNRCVMKMDHHCPWINNCCGYQNHASFTLFLLLAPLGCIHAAFIFVMTMYTQLYNRLSFGWNTVKIDMSAARRDPLPIIPFGLAAFAATLFALGLALGTTIAVGMLFFIQMKIILRNKTSIESWIEEKAKDRIQYYQLDEVFVFPYDLGSRWKNFKQVFTWSGVPKGDGLDWPIREGCHPYSLTIEQLKQKADKRVRSVQYKVIEDYSGTCCPLNRGIKTFFTSPCTEEPRIRLQKGEFILATRGLRYWLYGDKILDDSIKEDVSRIRGWFPRNCVEKCPCDAETDQAPEGEKKNR comes from the exons ATGGGTACATTCTGCTCAGTTATCAAGTTTGAAAATCTACAAGAAGTAAAGAGACTTTGTCACTGGGGTCCCATTATAGCCCTTGGTGTTATAGCAATATGTTCTACCATGGCCATGATTGACTCTGTGTTGTGGTATTGGCCCTTACATACCACTGGAGGAAGCATGAACTTCATCATGTTGATAAATTGGACTGTCATGATTCTTTATAATTACTTCAATGCCATGTTTGTTGGTCCTGGCTTCGTCCCTCTGGGGTGGAAACCG GAAAATTCTCAGGATAGCATGTACCTCCAATATTGTAAAGTCTGCCAAGCATACAAGGCACCACGGTCACATCATTGCAGAAAGTGTAACAG GTGTGTGATGAAGATGGACCATCACTGTCCTTGGATCAACAACTGCTGTGGTTATCAAAATCATGCTTCGTTCACACTGTTTCTCCTTTTAGCACCACTGGGTTGTATTCATGCTGCCTTTATTTTTGTTATGACAATGTATACACAGCTTTATAATCGG CTCTCCTTTGGGTGGAACACGGTAAAGATTGATATGAGTGCAGCCCGGAGAGATCCTCTTCCGATTATTCCGTTCGGATTAGCTGCATTTGCTGCCACCTTGTTTGCCTTGGGATTAGCTTTAGGAACAACCATAGCTGTTGGGATGTTGTTTTTTATCCAG ATGAAAATAATTCTCAGAAACAAAACTTCTATTGAATCATGGATTGAAGAGAAG GCTAAAGATCGAATTCAATATTATCAACTAGATgaagtctttgtttttccttatgaTTTGGGAAGTAGATGGAAGAACTTTAAACAGGTTTTTACGTGGTCAGGGGTCCCCAAAGGAGATGGACTGGATTGGCCAATAAGAGAAGGCTGTCACCCGTACAGCTTAACA ATAGAACAGTTGAAACAAAAAGCAGATAAAAGAGTCAGAAGT GTTCAGTATAAAGTAATAGAAGATTATAGTGGTACCTGCTGTCCTTTGAATAGAGGAATCAAAACCTTCTTCACGAGCCCCTGCACTGAAGAGCCTCGGATAAGGCTACAGAAAGGGGAGTTCATTTTAGCCACAAGAGGCTTACG atacTGGTTGTATGGAGATAAAATTCTTGATGATTCCATTAAAGAAG ATGTTTCAAGAATAAGAGGATGGTTCCCTAGAAACTGTGTAGAAAAGTGTCCCTGCGATGCTGAAACAGATCAAGCCCCAGAGGGCGAGAAGAAAAATAGATAG